The following coding sequences are from one Synechococcus sp. UW179A window:
- a CDS encoding CAAD domain-containing protein: protein MGEGPGNSGELPFKESVDAPELHLGPGLALGDEVQSVEIAKSPPSVIEASSSMPSEDHGDELSVSHLIQQLSLGLDSLKQLNLEGFRQIYPVFLIVFGSVILGLLLTFIATFLNSMNHLPVFGGMLQGVSELVGLVAVVRFITSNLLLQHRRAEVFARIAALKKDLLGGPE from the coding sequence GTGGGCGAAGGTCCTGGCAACAGTGGCGAATTGCCATTCAAGGAGTCTGTTGATGCACCTGAATTGCATCTCGGTCCTGGCCTCGCTCTGGGTGATGAGGTTCAAAGCGTTGAGATAGCAAAGTCTCCGCCAAGTGTTATTGAAGCATCGTCATCGATGCCGTCAGAAGATCATGGTGATGAACTCTCTGTTTCACACCTCATCCAACAGCTTTCTCTTGGTTTGGACTCACTGAAGCAGTTGAATCTCGAGGGGTTTAGGCAGATTTACCCGGTTTTTCTCATCGTCTTCGGCTCAGTCATTCTCGGCTTGTTGTTAACGTTTATTGCTACATTCCTGAATTCAATGAATCATTTGCCGGTTTTCGGTGGAATGCTTCAGGGCGTATCTGAACTTGTAGGTTTGGTCGCTGTTGTGCGGTTTATTACATCGAATTTGTTGTTGCAACATCGACGAGCAGAAGTGTTTGCTCGAATCGCAGCCTTAAAAAAGGATTTGCTGGGTGGTCCGGAATGA